The sequence TCCGGGTCGGTCGTGAGCAGGCGGGCGCGCAGCTGCTCGCTCAGGGCGTGCCGGGCGGCGCTGTCCAGCACCGACTGCAGCGGGTCGAGGTGCTCGAAGGTCACGGCGGAGCGCGCTCCGCGCGCCTCGTCCAGCGCCTGTTCGGCCTGCCGCAGGGCGCGCCGCACCAGCGCTGCGTCCGGGTGCGGCTGGCTGACGCCCAGGCGGAAGTCGCGGGGCGTGGCGTTCAGCAGCGCGGCGTGCAGGCCGGCGGCCTCGCCCTGCGGGTCACGCGTGAACCACAGCCACAGCGCCAGTTCGCCCCGCACCGTCGTGAGGCACGTGAGGTTCCGGCGGTAGAAGTAGCCTTCTCCGACGCTGCACAGCACGTCCAGCTGCTGCTCGCGGCCTTCACGCATCCGCGCGGAACGGGCAGGCGGGCCGGTCAGGCGCAGCGCCGCCAGGACCGCCCGGGTGCCGGGCGCAAACGCGCCGGGCTCGCCGGACAGCAGGGTCTCGAACTGCCGTTCGCCCACGCGCCGCCGCGCGGCGCCCGCGGCGGCCGCCTGAAGGCGCGCGAGGCGCAGCAGGTCCGCGATCAGGGCCGCGAGGTCCCCCCAGCCGGGCGCCGCCTGAAGGTGCAGTGTGCCCACCGGGCGGCGCTCGAAGGCAAGCGGCACCTCGTACTGCTCGGCGCCGGGCGGCGCGTCCCCTTCGCTGGCGACCAGGTCCCCCCAGCTTGAGCGCACCGTGGCCTGCCCACCGGTCACCTGGGCCAGCCAGCGGGCCAGTGCGGCTTCCGGTTGCGCGCTGTCCAGGGCCCGCTGCGCGTCCTGCAAGAGGGCCCGCAGGGCCGGCAGCTGCGGCCGGAGCCGGGCGGCGCTCAGGCGCAGGAACGCCGCGCGCAGCGCCCCGGCTGACACCCCGGGCAGGGCGCGGGCGGCCTCGTCCAGGGTGGTTACCTCCCCGTCCGGTCCGGCCGCCAGTCCCAGTTCGGCCCGCAGGGCAGGCAGCCGCACCGCCATGGCAGTTTCGTCAGGGACAGGGTCGGGCGTCACGCCTGCATTGTAGAAACACACAACGGCCCTTGTCATTTGTGTGCATTTGCCGCTTGAGCCGCTGCCCGGCGGGGCCTACGCTGCAGTGAAGCTCAACTCAACCGCACCGGGCGCCCCGCCGCCCCCACGTCCCTGGAGGGTTCATGACCGTCACTCCCCCCGTCTCTGCTCCCCTGGAAAGCCTCGAACGGCGCCTCCGCTCGCCGCTGCTGCACTTCATCGGTGGTCACTGGGTGCCGTCACACTCCGGCGACACCTTCGACTTCCACGCGCCCAGCGACAACCGCCGCCTGGGTGTGGCCGCCAGCGGGGACGCCACCGATATCGACCGCGCCGCCCGCGCCGCGCACGACGCCTTCCCGGCGTGGCGCGCCCTGAGCGGCAGGAAGCGCCGGGCGCTGCTGTACCGCGTGGCGGACCTGATCGAGGCGCGCGCCACTGAAATTGCCACCGCGGAGAGCGTGGACACCGGACAGGCCATCCGCTTCATGAAATCAGCCGCCACGCGCGCCGCCGAGAATTTCCGCTTCTTCGCGGACCGTGCCGAGGCCGCGCAGGACGGCCTGAGCCTCCCCACCGAAGGGTTCCTGAACTACACCGTCCGGCAGCCCGTCGGGCCGGTGGGCGTGATTACCCCGTGGAACACGCCGTTCATGCTGTCCACCTGGAAGATCGCGCCGGCGCTCGCGGCCGGGTGCACCGTGGTGCATAAGCCCGCCGAGTGGAGCCCCGTAACCGCCACCCTCCTCGCGGAGATCATGCACGAAGCGGGCCTTCCCGCCGGCGTGGTGAACCTCGTGCACGGTTTCGGCGAGTCTGCCGGCCGGGCCCTGACGGAGCACCCGCTGATCAGGGCCATCGCGTTCATCGGGGAGAGCCGCACCGGCAGCCTGATCCAGAAACAGGGCGCCGACACCCTTAAACGCGTGCACCTGGAGCTTGGCGGGAAGAACCCGGTCGTGGTGTTCGACGACGCCGACCTGGACCGCGCGCTCGACGCCGCCGTGTTCATGATCTACTCCCTGAACGGCCAGCGCTGCACGTCCTCCAGCCGCCTGCTGGTGCAGCGCAGCGTGCACGACGCCTTCGTGGACCGCCTTGCCGAGCGTGTGGCGCACATCCGCGTGGGTGATCCCCTCGACCCCGCCACGGAGGTCGGGCCGCTGATTCACCCGCGGCAGTTCGAGAAGGTCTGCTCCTACTTCGATGCGGCCCGTGAGGACGGCGCCACCATCCGCGTGGGCGGCGAACGCATCGGCGACACCGGCAACTACGTGCGCCCCACGCTGTTCACGAACGCCCGCAACGACATGCGCATTGCGCAGGAGGAGATCTTCGGCCCGGTCCTGACCGTGATCCCCTTCGACACGGACGAGGACGCCCTGCGCATGGCCAACGACGTGCCCTACGGTCTGGCGGCGTACCTCTGGACGAACGATCTCACGCGCGCCCACACCTTCGCGCACGGCCTGGACAGCGGCATGATCTGGGTGAACAGCGAAAACGTCCGCCACCTGCCCACCCCGTTCGGCGGCATGAAAGCCAGCGGCATCGGCCGCGACGGCGGGGACTACTCCTTTGACTTCTACATGGAAACCAAAAACGTCGCCATCAACCTCAACGGGCACCGCGCGCAGCAGCTCGGCCTGCCCCGGCCCGACCCGAAGGAGCAGTGACATGGCCCGCACCGGACAGCAGTTCCTCGACCGCCTGAGGCACAACCCCCCGAACCTGTACGTGGACGGCGCGCCTGTGACCGACCCCACCACGCACCCCGCCACCCGCAACATCGCCCATTCGCTCGCGGACCTGTACGACCTGCAGCACGATCCCCGCTACCGGGACCTGCTGACCTTCGAAGAGAACGGCGAGCGGCACGCCACGGCCTTCCTGGTGCCCCGCACGAAGGACGACCTGCGCAAGATCGGCGAGGCACACCGGCTGCGCGCCGACTACTCGCTCGGCACCCTGGGCCGCGCGCCGGACTACATGAACACCAACGTCATGGCCGCCGGCATGGCCAGCGCGTACTTCGACCAGTGCGAAAGCAGCGGTGAGCCCGGATCGGGGCGCAACTTCAGTGAGAACATGCGCCGCTACTTCGAGTATGTCCGGGACCACGACCTGTGCCTCACGCACGCCCTGACGAACCCGCAGGTGAACCGCAGCAAGCAGGCGTCTGAACTGCCGGACCCCTACATCGCTATGGGCATCGTGGAGGAAACCGGGGCGGGCGTGATCGTGCGCGGCGCGCGGATGCTCGCCACACTCCCGATCGCCGACGAGATT is a genomic window of Deinococcus taeanensis containing:
- a CDS encoding helix-turn-helix domain-containing protein — encoded protein: MTPDPVPDETAMAVRLPALRAELGLAAGPDGEVTTLDEAARALPGVSAGALRAAFLRLSAARLRPQLPALRALLQDAQRALDSAQPEAALARWLAQVTGGQATVRSSWGDLVASEGDAPPGAEQYEVPLAFERRPVGTLHLQAAPGWGDLAALIADLLRLARLQAAAAGAARRRVGERQFETLLSGEPGAFAPGTRAVLAALRLTGPPARSARMREGREQQLDVLCSVGEGYFYRRNLTCLTTVRGELALWLWFTRDPQGEAAGLHAALLNATPRDFRLGVSQPHPDAALVRRALRQAEQALDEARGARSAVTFEHLDPLQSVLDSAARHALSEQLRARLLTTDPDGKLELTLRTYLAHSGSLAELAGTLNVHLNTLRYRLRRLEGVLGGPLSDPAVVTRAYLAFHATGTSGALRSTS
- the hpaE gene encoding 5-carboxymethyl-2-hydroxymuconate semialdehyde dehydrogenase, whose amino-acid sequence is MTVTPPVSAPLESLERRLRSPLLHFIGGHWVPSHSGDTFDFHAPSDNRRLGVAASGDATDIDRAARAAHDAFPAWRALSGRKRRALLYRVADLIEARATEIATAESVDTGQAIRFMKSAATRAAENFRFFADRAEAAQDGLSLPTEGFLNYTVRQPVGPVGVITPWNTPFMLSTWKIAPALAAGCTVVHKPAEWSPVTATLLAEIMHEAGLPAGVVNLVHGFGESAGRALTEHPLIRAIAFIGESRTGSLIQKQGADTLKRVHLELGGKNPVVVFDDADLDRALDAAVFMIYSLNGQRCTSSSRLLVQRSVHDAFVDRLAERVAHIRVGDPLDPATEVGPLIHPRQFEKVCSYFDAAREDGATIRVGGERIGDTGNYVRPTLFTNARNDMRIAQEEIFGPVLTVIPFDTDEDALRMANDVPYGLAAYLWTNDLTRAHTFAHGLDSGMIWVNSENVRHLPTPFGGMKASGIGRDGGDYSFDFYMETKNVAINLNGHRAQQLGLPRPDPKEQ